A single genomic interval of Sphingobium sp. EM0848 harbors:
- a CDS encoding class I SAM-dependent methyltransferase, giving the protein MDAIFQPLLACPACAGALTLDWRCASCDAAYAVSEDVADLRLPGDERTETVRAFYTEAPFPGYPPHASLSWLRARAGLSPFARALDRAIAPDARIAEIGCGTGQMSLYLAHGDRVVIGADLTRASLLLATGAAKDFGIGRALFVETDLFAPGLRDSAFDVVYCSGVLHHTPDPRAAFRRIARLARPGGMIVIGLYNGFARIPLRLRRIVARLTAGRWIPGDPVLKDRTTEAERHRAWLRDQYCHPLEHCHTLAEVRRWFGENGITYVRSYPSALLGGSEADALLADQTGGWFLEEWITQCKWMTSIGREGGLFVTVGIA; this is encoded by the coding sequence ATGGATGCGATTTTCCAACCCCTGCTGGCTTGCCCCGCCTGCGCCGGGGCGCTGACACTGGATTGGCGATGCGCCAGTTGCGACGCGGCCTATGCGGTGAGCGAGGATGTGGCGGATTTGCGGCTGCCGGGCGATGAACGGACCGAAACCGTGCGCGCCTTTTATACCGAGGCGCCCTTCCCGGGTTACCCGCCCCATGCCAGCCTGAGTTGGCTGCGCGCGCGCGCCGGTCTCAGCCCGTTCGCCCGTGCGCTCGACCGGGCGATCGCGCCCGATGCGCGGATCGCCGAAATAGGATGCGGCACGGGGCAGATGAGCCTCTATCTCGCTCATGGCGACCGTGTCGTCATCGGCGCCGATCTGACGCGCGCCTCTCTTCTGCTCGCGACCGGTGCGGCAAAGGATTTCGGCATCGGACGCGCGCTTTTCGTCGAGACGGACCTGTTCGCGCCGGGCCTGCGCGACAGCGCCTTCGATGTCGTCTATTGTTCCGGGGTGCTGCATCACACGCCTGATCCACGGGCCGCCTTTCGCCGGATCGCGAGGCTGGCGCGGCCGGGCGGGATGATCGTCATCGGCCTTTACAATGGCTTTGCGCGCATCCCCCTGCGCCTGCGCCGGATCGTGGCCCGGCTGACGGCAGGCCGATGGATTCCGGGCGACCCGGTCCTGAAGGATCGGACCACGGAGGCCGAGCGCCATCGCGCCTGGCTGCGCGATCAATATTGCCACCCGCTGGAGCATTGCCACACCCTTGCCGAAGTGCGCCGCTGGTTCGGGGAAAACGGCATTACCTATGTCAGAAGCTATCCATCAGCCCTGTTGGGTGGATCGGAAGCCGACGCGCTTCTTGCCGACCAGACGGGCGGCTGGTTCCTGGAGGAATGGATCACCCAATGTAAGTGGATGACATCGATCGGCAGGGAAGGGGGATTGTTCGTGACCGTCGGCATTGCCTGA
- a CDS encoding alpha/beta hydrolase → MTKNRLRILPLLALIGAAPPPIQFEIGRLRPEPWPQTATRFPGGVTAQADIIYSQPLHYRPLRLDLYRPQNRKEPLPLIVHVHGGAWMTGTKRHGGPIRDFPAVLAQYAARGFVVASVEYRLDGEAHFPAAIQDVKTAIRFLRLHAGGYGIDPAHVGIFGGSAGGQLAALASTSCGIAKLQPPADPNTPDLAAMSDCVQAGVSWYGVHDFATVPTPPGQTGPAPYLGCPDQCSGEVLRFASPITYVDAQDPPMLLIHGLADTLVAVSQTQEFKSALKAAHTPVDAIYIPGVDHGFVGKTDADTHRANAQALEATLAFFERTLRPR, encoded by the coding sequence ATGACGAAAAACCGGCTCCGCATCCTTCCCCTTCTGGCGCTGATCGGCGCCGCGCCGCCACCGATCCAGTTCGAGATCGGGCGACTGCGGCCCGAACCATGGCCACAAACCGCCACCCGCTTCCCCGGCGGCGTCACTGCGCAGGCTGATATCATCTACAGCCAGCCACTCCATTATCGTCCCTTGCGGCTGGACCTTTACCGCCCGCAAAACCGCAAAGAGCCATTACCGCTGATCGTCCATGTCCATGGCGGCGCATGGATGACGGGCACCAAGCGCCATGGTGGGCCGATCAGGGACTTTCCCGCCGTGCTTGCGCAATATGCCGCACGCGGCTTCGTCGTGGCGTCGGTCGAATATCGGCTCGACGGCGAAGCGCATTTTCCGGCCGCGATACAGGATGTCAAAACCGCCATCCGCTTCCTGCGGCTACATGCCGGTGGTTATGGCATCGACCCCGCCCATGTCGGCATTTTCGGCGGATCGGCAGGGGGACAGCTTGCCGCCCTTGCTTCCACCAGTTGCGGCATCGCCAAGCTGCAACCACCCGCCGACCCCAACACACCCGATCTGGCAGCCATGTCCGATTGCGTACAGGCGGGCGTATCCTGGTATGGCGTGCATGATTTCGCGACAGTGCCCACTCCGCCGGGCCAGACGGGTCCCGCGCCCTATCTTGGTTGCCCGGACCAATGCTCCGGGGAGGTGCTCCGCTTCGCCAGCCCCATCACCTATGTCGATGCGCAGGATCCGCCGATGCTGCTGATCCACGGCCTTGCCGATACATTGGTGGCCGTCTCGCAAACGCAGGAGTTCAAATCCGCGCTCAAGGCCGCACATACGCCGGTCGACGCCATCTATATTCCTGGCGTCGATCATGGCTTTGTCGGCAAAACCGATGCGGACACGCACCGCGCCAATGCACAGGCGCTGGAGGCTACACTGGCCTTTTTCGAAAGGACATTGCGCCCGCGATAG
- a CDS encoding LysR substrate-binding domain-containing protein: MPAWAGIDEFIAVATAGSFTRGAKALGVSPTHVSRAIMALEQRVQAQLFHRTTRTVRLTDTGRVFFDRCARIAQERDEAIALISEQSEPQGELRVTCSTAMGERFVAPIIRRFAMRHPRLALSIDLSNRVVDLVAEGYDLAVRTGAITDPRLIGARVASRTLYTCAAPNYLAQAGRPTTVDALERHECITGTSATWHFKVDGQDVIHRPQGRFRCNSGHAVMEACIAGLGICQLPDFYILPHLKHGMVELLLEDVQPEDEPIWAVYPQRRHLMPKVQQVVECLQLELGPAMNRPSR, encoded by the coding sequence ATGCCCGCCTGGGCCGGTATCGACGAATTCATTGCCGTGGCAACGGCAGGCTCCTTCACGCGCGGAGCGAAAGCGCTGGGCGTTTCGCCCACGCATGTCAGCCGCGCTATCATGGCCCTGGAACAGCGGGTACAGGCGCAACTGTTTCACCGCACGACCCGGACCGTCCGCCTGACCGACACGGGCCGCGTATTCTTCGACCGCTGCGCCCGGATCGCGCAGGAACGGGACGAGGCCATTGCGCTCATTTCCGAACAAAGCGAACCGCAGGGGGAATTGCGTGTCACCTGCTCGACCGCCATGGGCGAGCGCTTCGTGGCGCCGATCATCCGCCGCTTCGCAATGCGCCATCCCCGGCTCGCTTTGTCTATCGACCTGTCCAATCGCGTCGTCGATCTGGTGGCGGAAGGCTATGATCTGGCGGTACGGACAGGCGCGATCACCGACCCGCGCCTGATCGGCGCTCGGGTCGCATCCCGAACGCTCTACACCTGCGCGGCGCCGAACTATCTCGCGCAAGCGGGTCGTCCGACAACGGTGGACGCACTCGAACGGCACGAGTGCATCACCGGGACCAGCGCTACCTGGCATTTCAAGGTCGACGGGCAGGATGTCATCCATCGCCCCCAGGGCCGCTTCCGCTGCAACAGCGGCCATGCCGTGATGGAGGCGTGCATCGCTGGCCTCGGCATCTGCCAACTCCCCGATTTCTACATCCTGCCGCATCTGAAACACGGCATGGTCGAACTGCTGCTGGAAGATGTGCAGCCGGAGGATGAGCCGATCTGGGCCGTGTATCCGCAGCGCCGCCATCTGATGCCGAAGGTGCAGCAGGTGGTCGAGTGCCTGCAACTTGAACTGGGGCCGGCGATGAACCGGCCCAGCCGATAA
- a CDS encoding DUF5989 family protein — protein sequence MIRKKSRIMRQWIIFRSAFGTAGELVQGVWQSPSRRRWMIPLILFLCLNGLILTLAAGVEALAPFVYSIF from the coding sequence ATGATCAGGAAGAAAAGCCGCATCATGCGACAGTGGATCATCTTTCGCAGCGCGTTCGGTACGGCGGGGGAACTGGTCCAGGGCGTCTGGCAGTCGCCGTCCCGGCGGCGATGGATGATACCGCTGATCCTGTTCCTGTGCCTCAACGGCCTGATCCTGACGCTGGCCGCCGGTGTCGAGGCGCTGGCGCCGTTCGTCTATTCCATTTTCTGA
- a CDS encoding acyl-CoA dehydrogenase family protein, which translates to MFNYVPPIDDYRFLLTDVLGFDGAMAEMGKEVDADLAAAVLEEAGRMCADRLHPINRHGDEEGSRLIDGNVETPAGFAEAWRDFAAAGWASLSADPAHGGQGLPFILQLWLDEMMAAANLSFGLFPGLTRGACEAISAHAGDGLKAAYLPRMVSGEWTGAMALTESSAGTDLALLKTKAVSQGDGSFAVTGQKIFISSGDHDFGGNIVHLVLARLPDAPAGVKGISLFLVPKFLPDAGGDFTVRNGMSVGALEKKMGIHAQPTCVMNYDGATGWLVGEPNKGLAAMFTMMNAERLMVGIQGLGIAGAAYQQAAGYAKERLQGRSADGARNPVAIIEHADVRRMLLNIRAFVEAGRALAGWTALQLDRAHHHPDATERAKADALVALLTPVVKAGFTDFGFESAVQAQQVFGGHGYIREWGMEQYVRDARIAQIYEGTNGVQAMDLVGRKLPLAGGAVVEGFFASVAADLAAAGGLTIAAKTQEALALLRATTASLQGAGTDAAGAAAVDYLRFFALVAMGWMWTRMAAAAQGGDSPLHEAKRTVADYFAARMLPQAQGLAASIASGEGAVMALSADAF; encoded by the coding sequence ATGTTCAACTATGTTCCCCCGATCGACGATTACCGCTTTCTGCTGACGGATGTCCTAGGCTTCGACGGGGCGATGGCGGAGATGGGCAAGGAGGTCGATGCGGACCTCGCCGCTGCGGTGCTGGAGGAAGCGGGGCGGATGTGCGCCGATCGGCTGCACCCCATCAACCGCCATGGCGATGAGGAGGGGAGCCGCCTGATCGATGGCAATGTGGAAACCCCGGCGGGCTTTGCCGAGGCGTGGCGCGATTTCGCGGCGGCGGGCTGGGCCTCGCTGTCGGCTGATCCGGCGCATGGCGGGCAGGGGCTGCCTTTCATCCTTCAGCTCTGGCTGGATGAGATGATGGCGGCGGCGAACCTGTCCTTCGGCCTGTTTCCGGGGCTGACGCGCGGGGCTTGCGAAGCGATCTCGGCGCATGCGGGCGATGGCCTCAAGGCCGCCTATCTGCCGCGCATGGTGAGCGGCGAATGGACCGGCGCCATGGCGCTGACCGAAAGCAGCGCGGGCACGGACCTTGCGCTGCTGAAGACCAAGGCAGTGTCCCAGGGCGATGGCAGCTTTGCCGTCACCGGGCAGAAGATCTTCATTTCCTCGGGCGATCATGATTTCGGCGGCAATATCGTTCATCTGGTGCTGGCGCGCCTGCCTGATGCGCCCGCCGGGGTGAAGGGGATCAGCCTGTTCCTGGTGCCCAAGTTCCTGCCCGATGCGGGGGGTGATTTCACCGTTCGTAACGGCATGTCGGTCGGCGCGCTGGAAAAGAAGATGGGCATTCATGCGCAGCCGACCTGCGTGATGAATTATGACGGCGCGACCGGCTGGCTGGTGGGCGAACCGAACAAGGGTCTGGCCGCCATGTTCACCATGATGAATGCCGAGCGGCTGATGGTCGGCATTCAGGGGCTGGGCATTGCGGGGGCCGCCTATCAGCAGGCCGCCGGCTATGCGAAGGAGCGGCTGCAGGGGCGCAGCGCCGATGGCGCACGGAACCCGGTGGCGATCATCGAGCATGCCGATGTGCGGCGGATGCTGCTCAATATCCGCGCCTTTGTGGAGGCGGGACGCGCGCTGGCCGGGTGGACGGCGTTGCAGCTCGACCGGGCGCATCATCACCCCGACGCGACGGAACGGGCGAAGGCGGATGCGCTGGTCGCGCTGCTGACTCCGGTGGTGAAGGCGGGCTTCACCGATTTCGGCTTTGAGAGCGCGGTGCAGGCGCAGCAGGTGTTCGGCGGCCATGGCTACATCCGCGAATGGGGCATGGAGCAATATGTCCGCGATGCGCGGATCGCCCAGATTTATGAGGGCACCAATGGCGTGCAGGCGATGGATCTGGTCGGGCGCAAGCTGCCGCTGGCTGGTGGCGCGGTGGTCGAGGGCTTTTTCGCGTCTGTAGCGGCGGATCTGGCGGCGGCCGGGGGTTTGACGATCGCGGCGAAAACGCAGGAGGCGTTGGCGTTGCTGCGCGCCACGACGGCTTCGCTGCAGGGCGCCGGCACCGATGCGGCGGGCGCGGCGGCGGTCGACTATCTGCGGTTCTTCGCACTGGTGGCCATGGGGTGGATGTGGACGCGCATGGCCGCCGCAGCGCAGGGCGGCGACAGCCCGCTGCATGAAGCGAAGCGTACCGTCGCGGACTATTTCGCGGCGCGGATGCTGCCGCAGGCGCAAGGCCTTGCGGCAAGCATCGCTTCGGGTGAGGGCGCCGTCATGGCGCTGTCTGCTGACGCTTTCTAA
- a CDS encoding carbamoyltransferase N-terminal domain-containing protein — translation MKILGISAHYHDSAAALLIDGLPVAAVQEERMSRRKNDAAFPIGAIEWCLERGGIQPEDLDSVIFYERPALKFDRVLTSCLRSFPQSWRSFPRAMKNMLGEKLWVRGVIAAQLGIPRNRIGFTSHHLSHAAAAFLTAPCRRAAIFTADGVGEWATMTVGQGEKCDDGSTYVRLFRELRFPHSLGLFYSAFTAYLGFAVNEGEYKVMGLAAYGTPNRVDDVRRVILRTADGAIELDTDYFDFQSRVETSFSQAFTDLFGPPRAPHHPIDLSTAEGRRFADIAASAQRVLEEIMVDIARSLHRETGFDDLCLGGGVALNGVANARMLAESGFKRIFVPPAPGDAGCALGAALIADRIHFRQPHRAFPDHPFWGPQVDQAELARLAREDGLAVTEMTDQSMLDATADALWQGEIVGWMDGALEFGPRALGHRSIFAAPHDAEMRDRLNRDIKYREEFRPFAPVVLTEHGRRYFDLSPGADRLGRFMSGVFPVRPEWRDRLAAVTHVDGTARVQLLDPAMEPRLARLLELYGARSGLPVLLNTSFNLAGEPIVNSAAEGYSTFRRCGIDLLIAGTVAVRKRHGQGLSLQEAAA, via the coding sequence ATGAAGATATTGGGCATTTCCGCGCATTATCATGACTCGGCCGCAGCGCTGTTGATCGACGGCCTGCCGGTCGCGGCGGTTCAGGAAGAAAGGATGTCGCGTCGCAAGAATGACGCCGCCTTCCCGATCGGCGCGATCGAATGGTGCCTGGAGCGGGGCGGCATCCAGCCGGAGGATCTGGACTCGGTCATCTTCTATGAGCGGCCTGCCCTGAAATTCGACCGGGTGCTGACCTCCTGCCTGCGGAGCTTCCCGCAAAGCTGGCGCTCCTTCCCACGGGCGATGAAGAATATGCTGGGCGAGAAGCTCTGGGTCCGGGGCGTCATCGCGGCGCAGCTTGGCATCCCGCGGAACAGGATAGGCTTCACCAGCCACCATCTCTCCCACGCGGCGGCAGCCTTCCTGACCGCGCCATGCCGCCGGGCCGCCATCTTCACGGCGGATGGCGTTGGTGAATGGGCGACCATGACGGTCGGTCAGGGAGAAAAGTGCGATGACGGGTCCACCTACGTCCGGCTGTTCCGGGAACTGCGCTTTCCCCATTCGCTTGGGCTCTTCTATTCGGCCTTCACCGCCTATCTGGGCTTCGCCGTCAATGAGGGCGAATATAAGGTCATGGGCCTTGCTGCCTATGGCACGCCCAATCGGGTCGACGATGTCCGCCGCGTGATCCTGCGCACGGCCGATGGCGCCATTGAGCTGGATACCGATTATTTCGATTTCCAGAGCCGGGTGGAAACCTCCTTTTCTCAGGCGTTCACCGACTTGTTCGGCCCGCCGCGCGCGCCCCATCATCCCATCGATCTCAGCACGGCGGAGGGGCGCCGCTTCGCGGACATCGCCGCCAGCGCGCAGCGGGTGCTGGAGGAGATCATGGTCGACATCGCCCGGTCGCTGCATCGCGAAACGGGGTTTGACGATCTCTGTCTGGGCGGGGGCGTCGCGCTCAATGGCGTGGCCAATGCCCGGATGCTGGCCGAATCCGGTTTCAAGCGGATTTTCGTGCCCCCGGCACCGGGCGATGCGGGTTGCGCGCTGGGCGCGGCGCTGATCGCGGACCGCATCCATTTCCGCCAGCCGCATCGTGCCTTCCCCGACCATCCCTTCTGGGGGCCGCAGGTGGACCAGGCCGAACTTGCCCGTCTGGCACGCGAGGATGGGCTGGCCGTGACCGAGATGACCGACCAGTCCATGCTGGACGCGACAGCGGACGCCCTGTGGCAGGGCGAGATCGTCGGCTGGATGGACGGCGCGCTGGAATTTGGTCCCCGGGCGCTTGGCCATCGTAGCATCTTCGCTGCCCCCCATGATGCGGAGATGCGCGACCGGCTCAATCGCGACATCAAATATCGGGAAGAGTTCCGCCCCTTCGCCCCGGTCGTGCTGACGGAGCATGGACGGCGTTATTTCGATCTTTCGCCCGGAGCGGACCGGCTGGGCCGGTTCATGTCCGGCGTCTTCCCGGTGCGCCCGGAATGGCGCGACAGGCTGGCCGCCGTCACCCATGTGGACGGCACGGCGCGCGTGCAGTTGCTGGACCCCGCCATGGAACCCCGGCTCGCCCGGTTGCTGGAGTTGTACGGCGCCAGAAGCGGCCTTCCGGTCCTGCTCAACACCTCCTTCAACCTTGCGGGCGAGCCGATCGTGAACAGTGCGGCGGAAGGATATTCCACCTTCCGCCGTTGTGGCATCGACCTGCTGATCGCCGGCACTGTCGCTGTGCGCAAGCGGCATGGACAGGGTTTGAGCTTGCAGGAGGCCGCAGCATGA
- a CDS encoding type III polyketide synthase, with the protein MTRPIAHIHAVGTAVPGHDIHHAFLNWADGRLADPHDRALFRRMAARSGIEHRWSVLPRATDGGSPVEPGGFYHGATLPSTGARMAVYAQAAPRLAQEAVEALRQKITLDGITHLVVASCTGFVAPGIDQMLIDRLGLSPSVERTLVGFMGCYAAVAALRVADYIARSDDEARVLVVTVELSSLHLTAGCSIEFLLAGLQFGDGAAAALVSATPGGLALSHFFCATLPDSAELIRWIIGDTGFEMTLSGQVPGRIADGLRDPAIRATILQDWAPTELVWAVHPGGRSILDAVAAALALPADALAASRSVLARFGNMSSATLMFVLAELMEQPGPFDGAALAFGPGLAAEGFRFAGG; encoded by the coding sequence ATGACCAGACCCATTGCCCATATCCATGCGGTCGGAACGGCCGTGCCGGGACATGACATCCATCATGCCTTTCTGAACTGGGCGGACGGGCGCCTTGCCGACCCCCATGACCGGGCGCTGTTCCGCCGCATGGCCGCGCGGTCGGGCATCGAGCATCGCTGGTCGGTCCTGCCCCGTGCCACCGACGGCGGATCGCCGGTGGAACCGGGTGGCTTCTATCATGGCGCAACCTTGCCCTCGACCGGCGCGCGGATGGCCGTCTATGCGCAGGCGGCGCCACGGTTGGCGCAGGAAGCTGTCGAGGCCCTGCGGCAGAAAATCACCCTCGACGGCATCACCCATCTGGTGGTGGCAAGCTGTACCGGCTTTGTCGCGCCGGGGATCGACCAGATGCTGATCGACCGGCTCGGGCTCAGCCCGTCCGTCGAAAGGACGCTGGTGGGTTTCATGGGCTGTTATGCCGCCGTCGCCGCATTGCGGGTTGCCGACTATATCGCCCGATCGGATGACGAGGCGCGGGTTCTGGTCGTGACCGTCGAGCTGTCCTCCTTGCACCTGACGGCGGGATGCAGCATCGAATTCCTGCTCGCGGGCCTCCAGTTCGGCGATGGTGCGGCGGCGGCGCTGGTGAGCGCAACGCCGGGCGGGCTGGCGCTTTCCCATTTCTTCTGCGCCACCCTGCCCGACAGCGCGGAGCTGATCCGGTGGATCATTGGCGACACGGGGTTCGAAATGACCCTTTCGGGCCAGGTGCCGGGCCGGATCGCGGACGGGCTTCGCGATCCTGCGATCCGGGCCACCATATTGCAGGACTGGGCGCCGACAGAACTTGTCTGGGCGGTGCATCCGGGCGGTCGCTCCATCCTTGACGCGGTTGCTGCCGCGCTTGCGTTGCCGGCGGATGCACTCGCTGCGTCCCGGTCGGTGCTGGCGCGCTTTGGCAACATGTCTTCAGCGACATTGATGTTCGTGCTGGCGGAGTTGATGGAGCAGCCCGGCCCCTTTGACGGCGCGGCGCTGGCATTCGGCCCCGGTCTCGCCGCGGAGGGTTTCCGATTTGCAGGGGGATAA
- a CDS encoding RNA polymerase sigma factor, giving the protein MIGRLAIGRHVREPDGDQSGDGRLIVRICARDVHAFEELYHRYHARLTRFLLHIVHQPHIVEEVLNDTMMAVWEKPASYRGASRLSTWIFAIAYHKAMKALRRRDDPVEDIQAENRASEEETPDEHLNRTRVGQSLQQAMEQLSVDHRTVVDLTYFHQMGYREIAEIMGCPVDTIKTRMFHARRHLRRLLAGEPADWL; this is encoded by the coding sequence TTGATCGGAAGATTGGCGATCGGTCGGCATGTTCGGGAACCGGACGGGGACCAGTCCGGCGACGGTCGCCTGATCGTCCGGATCTGCGCCCGCGACGTCCATGCTTTCGAAGAACTGTACCATCGCTATCACGCGCGTCTGACCCGCTTTCTCCTCCACATCGTGCACCAGCCGCATATCGTGGAAGAGGTGCTGAACGATACGATGATGGCGGTGTGGGAAAAGCCGGCCAGCTATCGCGGCGCGAGCAGACTTTCGACCTGGATCTTCGCCATAGCCTATCACAAGGCCATGAAAGCGCTGCGCCGCAGGGACGACCCGGTGGAGGACATCCAGGCGGAAAATCGCGCGAGCGAGGAGGAGACGCCCGACGAACATCTGAACCGGACGCGCGTGGGCCAGTCCCTGCAACAAGCCATGGAACAATTGTCGGTCGATCATCGCACGGTCGTCGATCTGACCTATTTCCATCAGATGGGCTATCGCGAGATTGCCGAGATCATGGGCTGTCCCGTCGATACGATCAAAACGCGGATGTTTCACGCCAGGCGGCATCTGCGGCGTCTGCTGGCGGGCGAACCGGCTGACTGGCTATAG
- a CDS encoding cupredoxin domain-containing protein, whose translation MRHLKVPALVMLALCSAMAAAQPAGQVQTVTVTLSNFRFTPSTLTLQRGQSYRLHFVNSASGGHNFVAKSFFASSAIAPEDRGKVKDGELALHGGQSVDILLVPGQAGTYESHCSHFMHSSFGMKGTVIVQ comes from the coding sequence ATGCGCCATCTGAAAGTTCCGGCTCTGGTCATGCTGGCCCTGTGCAGTGCGATGGCCGCCGCCCAGCCGGCCGGACAGGTCCAGACCGTGACGGTCACCCTGTCCAACTTCCGCTTCACGCCGTCGACCCTGACACTCCAGCGGGGGCAAAGTTACCGGCTTCATTTCGTGAACAGCGCATCGGGCGGCCACAATTTCGTGGCGAAATCCTTCTTCGCCAGCAGCGCCATAGCCCCCGAAGATCGCGGCAAGGTGAAAGATGGCGAACTCGCTTTACATGGCGGGCAATCGGTGGACATCCTTCTGGTGCCGGGACAGGCGGGCACATATGAAAGCCATTGTTCGCATTTCATGCACAGCAGCTTCGGCATGAAGGGCACTGTCATCGTTCAATAG
- a CDS encoding ferritin-like domain-containing protein — protein sequence MTSLLQPLYWAIWVQPRTRARKLLEFGEVELQGGRDLVRAAELTRDSRLRRLFLAHARDEQRHASLFRARGLALLDGRPQAAGKSMMDWMAPGERGLDDLRVEEEEDGSLLAFIHLSESAAARDFALYSRVLGHDPPTQAVFDRILRDEESHMRYSLAELDRVAPGHRRILLWKARLSRLWKAYLRLATALAGIIATIILTAQYFILLPPFAFFAKRAAMMERTGWTPIPADSDHDGGGEFGP from the coding sequence ATGACGTCGCTGCTGCAACCGCTTTACTGGGCGATCTGGGTACAGCCCCGCACCCGCGCCCGGAAGCTGCTGGAATTTGGCGAGGTGGAATTGCAGGGCGGGCGGGACCTTGTGCGCGCGGCGGAACTGACGCGCGATTCCCGGCTACGGCGCCTGTTCCTTGCCCATGCGCGGGACGAGCAGCGCCACGCCAGCCTGTTCCGCGCCCGCGGGCTGGCTTTGCTCGACGGGCGGCCGCAGGCGGCGGGAAAGTCCATGATGGATTGGATGGCGCCGGGTGAGCGGGGCCTCGACGATCTGCGGGTGGAGGAAGAGGAGGACGGTTCGTTGTTGGCCTTCATCCACCTTTCCGAAAGTGCGGCGGCGCGGGATTTCGCCCTCTACAGCCGCGTTCTGGGCCATGACCCCCCGACCCAGGCGGTGTTCGATCGCATCCTTCGCGACGAGGAGTCCCATATGCGCTATTCCCTTGCGGAACTTGACCGGGTCGCGCCGGGGCATCGCCGCATCCTTTTGTGGAAGGCGCGGCTATCCCGTCTGTGGAAAGCCTATCTGCGGCTGGCGACGGCGCTGGCAGGCATCATCGCCACCATCATCCTGACGGCGCAATATTTCATCCTGCTACCTCCTTTCGCTTTCTTCGCCAAGCGTGCGGCGATGATGGAACGGACCGGTTGGACCCCGATCCCGGCTGACAGCGACCATGATGGTGGAGGGGAATTTGGACCATGA